The genomic window AAgcattttatattaaaatggTATGATAAGGAATACAGATATGAAACTAATTTATGCAGAGTAGAACTCgtataaaatcaaaatggccaCTACATCTGATATGGAGGGAATTAGCCTATTCGTTTTTCAAGGATTATGTAACAGTATAGGCTAACtgataaataattgaaaattgatCCGTTGACACTAGCTTATTATCTACCAATGTTGAAATGCCAACCGATTTGATACTAGGTTGTATTGAGTTGTTTCCAAAAGACTAAGAGGAAAGaggaaaaagtagagaaaagataagtCTTACATTGAACTCAATTCATTCATTGGTGGATGCGGCCATTATCCTTCTGAAATATCTCATTTGTGTATATCAGAAAATGACATAAATCAGTCAGTACACTTTGTATATTAATGCTAAAAGTTAGTATAAATCTGATTTAAAGGCATTCCAAGAGCTGCAGACTAAGATGATAACAACAACACAGCAAATCAAGCTGTCCAATGCACAGATAGACACCTTGAAGAGGACCGTGCAACATTCTAAGTTGGTGGACCAGGAAATTACATCACTCCCACCAAGTACACGTACATACGAGGGTGTAGGCAGAATGTAAGTGAATAcccatttttgaaaattattttgtgtgttttcaTGTAGGTTCTTTTTGTTTAGATATTACagtatgaattaaaaaaaaagtatagtATGCTAAGATTTCAAtgtctaatacatgtatatgtttgtatacacggtacattgtatttattatataacttgCCCGAAGACCAAGTAAGTTTATATGCAATGCTGTGACATCTGTCTGGCATCAACTTGTCCCTTTGAATGATATATTAATTCTCCTTAAAAACTGAGAGACCTATGTCAGAAACCTGAAATTGGACCTGTAACATGCTGGAGGGAAGCTTATAAGGGCTACAGagttttcaaattaattactTAAACTTAGATTCAAGGTCATTGATCAAATTATCTAacaatcttcaaatgacttcttcatAAACGACTGCCCAGTGACATGATATttggcctgtggcatgctggggtgtaggcctatatatatatatagggctTATCAGTTTTtccaatgaatgaccttgacttacattcaaggtcacaggggtcaaatttgctTTAAAAGACAGATATTGGCATGTGCTTGTTACATGCTTGCAATTGGATGaggggctaccaagtttgttcaaatgaatggagTACTGGACCTACATTTCAAAATCACGtgtttaaacaatgatttctcgatGACCAAGCTTAAGAGACCTATAGACATTTGCATTTTCattgttactaggggtcataaaatagatgttaaCTAGGCCTAATTTACGTCTTATAgtataaagaagaaaaaaattaggctgtgtacatcttggattttatctctgGTTGATTGTaatttcagttgattttttttttcaaagtttacaagcagacaccgacgtttctcagggcctttggccctttgatttaAAATAGCCACCGACATCTGATTGGTTGAGGCATTTTTTTACGCCCATGGGGGTATTAGTATTGCCTTGGTATCCAACTCTAGTTAATTCTGAAAACACAAAAtggaatatttgtatttaaaatccTCTTTGATTTGCAGGTTCATATTGCAGCCAATTCCAGATATTCAAAAGAATTTGCAGCTCAAAGTGAAAGCTTCTGAGGAGAAAATGAAATCATTAGAGGTACAACAGTTTATCATCTGGAATGTTAGAAATCCATGCTAGAATTCATAAAATGTACTGgcaattaattcaaattaattaaaagtAAGAACTTAACAATCCAACACCAGAATATCTGggattttaagttttttttccactatttttaggtcacctgagacgaagtctcagttgacctattgcaatcgccttttgtccggcgttgtgcgtcgtccggcgtccggcgtgcgtcgtaaacaatttacattttcaacttcctcttaaaaactgctgaactaaattcaatgaaattttacaggaagcttccatggctgagggtgaaccaaaattgtgaattatatggtccccaccccccaggggcctgaggggcggggccaaaaagggtcaaattgactaaaacttcaaaaatcttcttctctacactcagataaggtggaatcaaacactcttcatagatggaaggatcttaagtgctttaccaaaattgtgaatttcatgaccctggggtctcacgtttgcccctggggagggggtaaactttactatagtttatatagggaaatcacatttttgactattatttgttggatttgtattggaattcattctaacttgtatcaaattatcagcttgggatgacactttgatggtatgtacatgttagccctagttgacccccaggggctgaggggcggggccaaaaagggtcaaattgactaaaatttcaaaaattttcttctctactctcagatatggtagaatcagatactctacatagatggaaggtgctttaccaaaattgtgaatttcatgaccctagggtctcatgtttgcccctgggaagggggtaaactttactatagtttatatacggaaatcacatttttgactattatttgttggatttgtattggaattcattctaacttgtatcaaattatcagcatggaatgacactttgatggtatgtacatgttggccctagttgacccccaggggctgatggggaggccaaaaagggtcaaattgactaaaatttcaaaaatcttcttctctactctcagatatggtagaatcaaatactctacatagatggaaggatcttaaggtgctttaccaaaattgtgaatttcatgaccctagggtctcatgtttgcccctggcAACATCCCTcctttatatagggaaatcacatttttgactattatttgttgaatttttattggaattcattctaacttcgttaacattatcagcttgggatgacagtttgatggtatgtacatgttggccctgactgacccccaggggctgatgggcggggccaaaaagggtcaaattaacagaaattttaaaaatcttcttcttacagcccaaataaggtagaattaaatactcttcacagatcgaagggtcttaaggtgctttaccataattgtgaatttcctagccctggggtcttgcgtttgccccatgggaggggataaactttactatagttatagggaaatcacatttttgactatcatttgttttatttgttttgaaattcattctttcattcaaatttactgaaatatttcaaaaaacaggtgaccgttaaggcccatgggcctcttgttctttgATATAGTTAATAGAATTTTAAGATATGATTTGGTAAATTGTGGTTTTCTCCAAACATCAACATTAAAACAGACTTCTGAGAATTTAATGATAAAGGCAAATAAGAATATTTTCTAGTTGGGGTTTGTCTCTGTGACTGTcaaatttgtgattttattgTAAGTGTTGTACTAGTATATGAATATTATACAATGAGTATGTATGAAGAAGATCTGCTTATTTTGTTTCAGACTAACAAAGTTTACCTGGAGAGAAATTTAAAGGAGAGCCAGGACAACTTGAGGGAACTTATAGTGTCAAAACAACAATCAAGATAGACTTTGTGTATCCGTTTATAGACCATGTACTTTTATCATACTCTTCCCTTTTGGGAATCGTTTcttaaattatattgtaaacaattataaaacattgcattttaaaaacaattaaaatgtaaCCTAAATTGACTGTTTTCTGTGACCTTGTCACTCGctgtttctgaaatattcatGGTTACAACTCAAAAACAAATCTATTAAACTTTGCTAGTGAGCTTGTGTCTGTTGCTATAAGAATTCTATGGAGATTATATTTTGGATAATTGTCTAACCTGCGATGAAGTTGTGAAGCAAGGCTATGATGTTACTTTTTCCCCGCTGCATTATCTGCGACGGCATCAACACAGCCTTCGTTTAAAGAATATCATCCAGAATTTATGGTACAATGACTCTGGAAATAAGGGACCCTGAAATCTGGACTTcaaagttttgtgtttagctcgattttttaaaaagtgtcaatatcatttcaacaaaatatagaCCATAGGTGCATCTCGACACACTTTACAGattaatttttagctcacctgtcccTAGTGCAAGGGAGCTTATGCAGTGGCGCGACATTCAGCCACAATTTTTCTaattaaacaatttcttctcaataacaaagagacCCAGAGACTTTCTATTGGGTCTGTGAAATGCTGGGGGAAAAGactaccatgtttgttcaaatgaaagaccttgacttacattcaaggtcacaggtcaaataggcttaaatcttttaaataattctgaataacaaagaggccatggacttgatattgtgtCTGTAGCATACTTCAATGAaggtctaccaagtttgttctagtgaatgaccttgacctacattcgaggtcaaatgggtcaaataggcttaaatcttttaAATACTTCTTCTGAATAATCAAGAGGCACAGGAATTGATATTGAGTCTGTAGCATATATACTTCAATGAAAGTCTACCaaggttgttcaaatgaatgaccttgacctacattcaaggtcagaaggatcaaaaaggctaaaatatttaaacaaattctcaataaccaagagacctagGGACTTTATTAACatcaggatgcctttggcacctgccaTTATAGTCATGGTGGGTAAATGTTGTTAGtcacacttttgtttccggctaacaacttCTCTATTCTGTACTGCAAATGATAAACATCCACAGCCTAATTATATAGTTTCTAGTTTAACAGCAATTATTGAAACAATTTAACTGCTGGTTCCGGTGTTTACTGCAATAATTTAAgatgaaatatgaatttttggtgttctagactattttagattaTAAATACAATCATTTTCCTCATCtgtatatacaattttgttggcgtaggattacgtagttctgccttgaaaacaaaagtgaaaaaaaaatcagtttgatcatcgtggaaatttacatgcgtccacagagaaactatccacatgtcttggactcatatgttcatcctgagttcatatgcagcAACgtttcatataagcctaaaaccaaccgCATTTACGTAGTAAAGTttataattctataaatagctttgCAGCCAAACATTCCACAGGATAACTTCAGCTGCTACGTGACTAATCAAGTGATCATCACTTATtggccaaaatggcggttatgtctaatgtaactaaaccagcgaccgttcgcagtttcatatttatttgtatgtcgctagaatacgcaagaaatatcaacaggaattaaaggcaagttgtaacaagCTATATTACCGTTTTTCATgaagattttattaaataagattattatttatttatttgaaaagaatctaaatGGTTATGATCCTTGACTGATGTACAGGCGTTttgtttgtcaaaactgtaggtctatatatatatatatgtctcacCGGACAGCGTGACCGACAGCGCAACCTCAGATTTCTATTGGaggtaaaatatttgcattttcgatgttactaggggtcataaaatagatgtttgctatGCCTAATCAACATCTTATAAACTTAgatgtgtacatcttggattttatctctagttgtacatgtaactgttaatagaccgatttgtctttcagttgtttttttaggtcatctgacccgaagggtcaggatgacctatagtcatcatgcttcgtccgtcgccgtccgccgtgcgtcgtgcgtaaacttttcacatttcaaacttcttttcaagttccaccagcgggattgagctgaaacttgcctgaaatgatcctgagatggtcctgaccaagtgttgttatttttcgggtaggtccgaaatccaagatggccgccatagccgccattttgaaaacacattttaaacttcttctcatgttccaccagtgctattgagctgaaacttgcctgaaatgatcctgagatggtcctgaccaagtgttgttatttttcgggtaggtccaaaatccaagatggctgccatagccgccatcttgaaaaacacattttaaacttcttctcaagttccaccagtgctattaagctgaaacttgcctgaaatgatcctgaccaagtgttgtttttttttttttggttggtctgaaatccaagatggtcgccatgtccgccatcttgaaaaacacattttaaacttcttctcaagttccaccagtgttattgagctgaaacttacctgtaatgattctgatatgatgcagaccaagtgttgttatttttcgggttggtctgttatacaagatggccaccatggcagccatcttgaaaaacacattttaaacttcttctccagttccattggtgccattgagctggaaatgggtgaggatgtcaaggaaggcgagccaacaaagtgttgttattttttcggcctcgtaaaatcattgacttggcagccatggtggccatttgtaacatgattgtgcaatcatggttttcctgaacaatgcctatttttaactcttctcaaattcccccaatggaattcagctgtaacttaccagaaatgatcctgagatggtccttaccaagtgttgttatttattgggtcggtcagaaatccaagatggccaccatggcaaacggcgccactatatacttgctacagagaatacatactacaattatataaggtttttaatttagagtcagatgaccgttaaggcccctgggcctcttatttcaaagtttacaagcagctttactcATTAAGAAGTATGTTATCAATAATCTTTCAcaaacattaaagaaataggtcagggaaagaactatactgAGCTGTGAGAAAGTtttcagcagataaatatgttatacatggtttatttttaatatatatactatagaataggaataaccagattaagacatttcatctcaTATAAATGTATCTGTCTGgttataaaatccaattttatgatctcagaccctgacgtttctcagggcctttagccctttgatattgggtctgtagaatGCTGAGGTGATTCGCTACCAagattattcaaatgaatgaccttgatctacagGGCCACATGGGTCGAATAggctaacatttttaaacaacttttcaaTAACAAAGAGATCCAGGGACTTCATATTGGGcatatagcatgctggggtgaagtgctactAAATTAgatcaaatgaataaccttgacctatattcaaggtcacagggatcaaatatgcTAATATGTTTAACACgttttcttctcaataaccaagaggcccaaggacttgatattgggcctgaagTATGCTTgggttaagggctaccaagttgggttttttttcaaatgaacgagacctacattcaaggtcacaggggtcaaataggctgaaatcttttaACATCTCAATATCAAagagtccccgaggtttgatattgggtctgtagcatgctggagtgaaggacTACCAATATCGTTTAAATGAATGTTCTTGCCCATACACtgattttgaacatttttacTACGTTTTAAAACTTCCTCAAATAGTATGCACACAGGTAAACAAGCTGATGAACATATGCATCCctaggtagcacactacagtaggacagcctggccatgggcagggtaagagaaaatatTGTCTCCTTTCGCGAAGTATTTGTGATCAAATTCAAgcttttatatgtttgaatacatttgttgaatttaaatgaattatagaAAAACAGCTTAAATCCCCTTAGTATTACGAATTATTTTCTGTGCAAATTAAATTACACTTGCTTCCTGGTTTGtacgaggggaggtaactctagaTCTTATACATTCAAGTTGATGCGACATTGGAAAGTCACGTCGAGCTCTTGGGTTGATAAAATAGCCCTTGGCGGTTTTTAGTCTCGGATTTTCCGATTAGAAATCGATAAGTGAAATCTCCGATTGTTTTTACATTCGTTACTTAAAGTGAAAGAAGAATACTTCCGATTAGTTCATTATTTCCGAGAAATAGGCCACACAAAAATGGCCTTGCTGGTTGAGTTGGTTCATACAATTCTCTACCAGCCATTTTTCACCCATCACTCCATAACTTATACCTTCTACTCATTTCCCAATTTttctcgtcagctgaaaggcctTTGTTTAGTAGATATAAACTGCAGTGGTCACTAAAAAGACAGACTGATGCCacagttcctacaatgttcccaTGCCAGAAGCTTGCCTCTACCAGCGCTTGTGTGTGATACCCTTTACTCATGCCCCTAACATGATACTGCCAGAAGCTTGCCTCTATAAGCGCTGTGTGACGCCCCTCACTCGTGCCCCTAACATGATACTGCCAAAAGCTTTCCTCTACAAGCGCTGTGTGACGCCCCTCACCCGTGCCCCTAACATGATACTGCCAGAAGCTTGCCTCTACAAGCGCTGTGTGACGCCCCTCACTCGTGCCCCTAACATGATACTGCCAGAAGCTTGCCTCTACAAGCGCTGTGTGACGCCCCTCACCCGTGCCCCTAACATGATACTGCCAGAAGCTTGCCTCTACAAGCGCTGTGTGACACCCCTCACTCGTGCCCCTTACATGATACTGCCAGAAGCTTGCCTCTACAAGCGCTGTGTGACACCCCTCACTCGTGCCCCTAACATGATACTGCCAGAAGCTTGCCTCTACAAGCGCTGTGTGACACCCCTCACTCGTGCCcctaacatttttttttttttttttttttttttttttttttttatatttgttttatttttccaaggcatattatacataggtacatatatatattttacttcggaaacatttacatacttactcactcactcactctaCATTCTATCTTTTTGACATTCAAATTAATGTATATTGCATCTATTTACTCAATTGTTCAGCTTTCACACTATATATTCTTCCAAAACCTTTCATATTTAACGTCATATGGTTTCACCCTCTCACCCTAacaaacatacacacctaacatcaatggtataagataaaaacaaacacagataCACGTGGACAGGATACAaatcataacatttatattatttaatcttgaacaaaacgacaaaaatccatatagacatatacagacatacataaaGAAGAGGAAAGGAAGGAGAAGGAAGAGAAGAAGGATGAAAAGTGGAAGAAAGAAAGGAAGGAGAAGAAAAGGAAGGGAGtactttgtaatattttaaagtatttttattcaaagatagtacaaaagaaaaaaaataaataaataaatatcatacttTACACAATTTATGCCAAAAGAGGAAAGGACTGGATGGTAGACTTGTTACTAAAAATGTAGATtaactcaattatatatatttactgcaaTTGTCAGACACTGGGATTCCAGCAAAAGAAGAAGGTACCACATGTATGcgattattaatatttaatacaaataaatgtgtaatgtataagtcaataaaacagattaaaaaagtattattcCATAATCTGCAAAAGTTTATCCCATTTTCTCCATTCAgccaaacatttgtttttttctttttccccttttttagagcTACAAAATTTTCTGACTTTATAATGATCATAGATACAATAGAGTAAAgagttgatatttaaagatttatgcAGACATCTGtttctgtatatgtattgttttataatcaaaataatttgattatctACTTTAAAGGATGGATTTTTATAATCACCATCATATTTACCAAAaagcattgtttttttatttagtctAAAGGGAATAAATAATGCATCTAATAATATATCTAGACCTTCAAGAAGATTCTGAACTTGATCACATTCCCAAAAAAGGTGAACAATTGATTCAATTTCTGAGTTACAAAAGTTACAGAATGGATTGTTTGTTAGTTTGGctttgaaaagaaatgaattaGTTGTTAAGATATGATGTGATATTCTAAATTGCAACCAGTGTAATCGTGAGTTTTTACTTACTGTAAAAggaagtgtatatatactacaccaatcatttaaattgaaatcaagTACGTTAGACCATTTCTCTTTCCCTTTAGCAGTAATATCATTCTTTGAATTtagaatatcataaaatatcttCGAGCCTTTAttaatattaagaaatattgcaatattgcTAGGTAAAACTGGATATACAAAGTTATAAGTAGTGGAATCAAATTCAAagtgttgtaaacatttttttattgcagATATTACtccattatatttcaaaaagttaGTGTTAATGCTATACTTTtgaataaattcattaaaagagaaaaaagtgttgttgtttacatcttTAAAGAAGTCACCAATGACATAAATACCCTTTTCATACCACTTAGAGTAGAAAATTGTTCCACCacctattgtaatatttttgttatgccAGACAGGTGTATGCAAGAGTGCTTTCCCTTTGACTATTTTCATATTAGTAGAGTTATCTAATCTTGACCAAGCCCTAAGTACATCTTTCCAAAAagaattgctaatattttgttgGCATAGATCTATATAGTTCCCTCCAATATTCATTAGTTTATCTAGGTCTAAATATTTTTCTAGTAGTGTTTTCCATTTTCCTGAAGATTGAAACAGTCGCTTAACCCAGCCAATTTTTAATGAATCAACAAAATTTTGAGTATTGAGCATTTTTAGTCCCCCATGAGAGTGATCTTGTACAATAATATCTCTTTTAATTTTATCCACTTTACTATGccacaaaaattcaaataaaatagagtttatttttttaattatcttgtCACCTGGGTTTGGTAGagcaataaataaatgattaaattgggagatcattaatgattttattaaatgaattttacCTATTGGAGTTAAGTTACGTCTGCTCCAAGcagtaataatattttttaattttactattttcttatcaaagttcattttaatcatttcatgtagATCAACGCTGAAATCTATTCCTAATAGAGTGAATTTTTCTTTTCCCCATTTCAAGTTTAGTTCAGGTAGAAATTTATCTTGACTATATTTTTTACTGCCAATCCATACAATTTCTGtcttatcaatattaatttttaatccTGAAATTgatgcaaaaatatttaattcattcaTTGTTTCTTTAAGAGATTCCTCAGATCCATCAAGAGTTAAGTAtgtgtcatctgcatattgtgaaagtaaaatatttgtattatcaacTTCTATCCCcttaatatgtttgttatttctAAGCCTAATAGCAAGAATTTCGGCACAAAGAATGAAGATATATGGTGCGATCGGATCCCCTTGTCTACATCCCCTTTTTATTCTGAAAAATGATGAAAGATTCCCTCCCTGATTAATAGAAGCTCCTACATTACAGTTAAACAATTGTACccaattttttatataatttccgAAACCAAAAAAATCTAACACTTTTGCTATGAAGTTAAAAGAAACAGAATCGAAcgccttttcaaaatctatcatTAAAACCATCCCcggaatatcattttcttcagTATAATTCATAATGTCATATAAAAGTCTAGTGTTTTCCCCAATGTATCGACCTGCTATAAAACCTGATTGATCTTTGTTAACAATTATGTCCAAAACTGATTTTATTCTATTCGCAATAACCCCTGAtccaattttatatataatatttaataaagtTATAGGTCTCCAGTTTTTGATATATTGACGTGGTTTATCTTTTTTTGGAATACAAATTATTACACCGTGGCGTTGTGTTACAGATAATTCTCCTTTCATGTACCCATAATTTAGTGAACGGACAATGAAATACCCAAGTTGTtcccaaaaatatttaaaaaattcaacGGTATAGCCATCAGAGCCaggacttttattatttttcatattgcTTAATGTCTTATATGCTTCCTCAAT from Pecten maximus chromosome 1, xPecMax1.1, whole genome shotgun sequence includes these protein-coding regions:
- the LOC117327613 gene encoding prefoldin subunit 1-like isoform X2; the encoded protein is MAKGTLPVDMELRKAFQELQTKMITTTQQIKLSNAQIDTLKRTVQHSKLVDQEITSLPPSTRTYEGVGRMFILQPIPDIQKNLQLKVKASEEKMKSLETNKVYLERNLKESQDNLRELIVSKQQSR
- the LOC117327613 gene encoding prefoldin subunit 1-like isoform X1, with the translated sequence MLFFQATKYHQAFQELQTKMITTTQQIKLSNAQIDTLKRTVQHSKLVDQEITSLPPSTRTYEGVGRMFILQPIPDIQKNLQLKVKASEEKMKSLETNKVYLERNLKESQDNLRELIVSKQQSR
- the LOC117327626 gene encoding uncharacterized protein LOC117327626 isoform X1 codes for the protein MPEACLYQRLCVIPFTHAPNMILPEACLYKRCVTPLTRAPNMILPKAFLYKRCVTPLTRAPNMILPEACLYKRCVTPLTRAPNMILPEACLYKRCVTPLTRAPNMILPEACLYKRCVTPLTRAPYMILPEACLYKRCVTPLTRAPNMILPEACLYKRCVTPLTRAPNMILPEACLYKRCVTPLTRAPYMILPEACLYKRCVTPLTRAPYMILPEACLYKRCVTPLTRAPYMILVYIGYRPFISDMFLVLLDFVSPQSRVSS
- the LOC117327626 gene encoding uncharacterized protein LOC117327626 isoform X2 codes for the protein MPEACLYQRLCVIPFTHAPNMILPEACLYKRCVTPLTRAPNMILPKAFLYKRCVTPLTRAPNMILPEACLYKRCVTPLTRAPNMILPEACLYKRCVTPLTRAPNMILPEACLYKRCVTPLTRAPYMILPEACLYKRCVTPLTRAPNMILPEACLYKRCVTPLTRAPNMILPEACLYKRCVTPLTRAPYMILPEACLYKRCVTPLTRAPYMILVYIGYRPFISDMFLVLLDFVSPQSRVSS